One Saccharomyces eubayanus strain FM1318 chromosome XVI, whole genome shotgun sequence DNA segment encodes these proteins:
- the SMK1 gene encoding mitogen-activated protein kinase SMK1: MDVCRASRMNRMLTDNTRALNVPPSLAPPQERTIFAKERISIPGYYEIIQFLGKGAYGTVCSVKFKGQNPPAKIAVKKISNIFNKEILLKRAIRELKFMNFFKGHKNIVNLIDLEIVSSSPYDGLYCYQELIDYDLAKVIHSSVQLSEFHIKYFLYQILCGLKYIHSADVIHRDLKPGNILCTLNGCLKICDFGLARGIHTEFFQCQTTNSAVQPHITNYVATRWYRAPELLLSNQPYDKSIDIWAVGCILAEFYARKPVFMGRDSMHQVFEIIKVLGTPEKDLLIKFGTIKAWNLGKNSNNPVYKKIPWSNMFPFASHEAIDLIESLLHWDSTHRLNVEQAISHPFLTDVRKPDDEPVCLQGPFDFTYESELSSMSKLRDHLIKEVDDFKTELFSSL, translated from the coding sequence ATGGATGTATGCAGGGCCTCAAGAATGAATCGCATGCTCACGGACAACACCAGGGCTCTGAATGTGCCCCCCAGTCTCGCTCCCCCTCAGGAGAGGACCATTTTCGCCAAGGAGAGGATATCCATTCCAGGGTACTATGAGATCATCCAGTTTCTGGGCAAGGGCGCCTATGGAACCGTGTGTTCTGTAAAGTTCAAGGGCCAGAATCCACCCGCTAAGATTGCAGTCAAGAAGATCAGTAACATCTTTAACAAGGAGATTCTTTTAAAAAGGGCGATTCGCGAGTTGAAAttcatgaattttttcaaaggtcATAAGAACATCGTCAATCTGATCGACCTCGAGATTGTCTCCAGCTCGCCCTACGATGGACTGTACTGCTACCAGGAGCTGATCGACTACGACCTCGCTAAAGTGATTCACTCCTCCGTGCAGCTATCGGAGTTCCAcattaaatattttctttaccaGATCTTGTGCGGGTTGAAGTACATACACAGTGCAGACGTCATCCATCGGGACCTGAAGCCCGGAAACATCCTGTGCACTTTGAATGGGTGCCTGAAGATCTGTGATTTCGGTCTCGCTAGAGGTATCCATACCGAGTTTTTCCAATGCCAAACAACAAATTCCGCTGTGCAGCCCCATATAACCAACTACGTTGCTACGAGGTGGTACAGAGCACCTGAGCTGCTTTTGTCTAACCAACCGTACGACAAGTCCATCGACATCTGGGCCGTCGGCTGTATCCTTGCGGAATTTTATGCCCGGAAACCTGTCTTCATGGGACGAGATTCCATGCACCAGGTTTTCGAGATCATTAAAGTATTGGGTACCCCCGAAAAGGACCTTCTAATCAAGTTTGGCACCATTAAAGCCTGGAATCTTGGcaaaaacagcaacaaccctgtatataaaaaaatcccATGGTCTAATATGTTCCCCTTTGCGTCGCACGAAGCCATAGACCTCATCGAATCGCTACTCCATTGGGACTCCACGCACAGGCTGAACGTGGAACAAGCCATATCACATCCGTTCCTAACTGATGTACGGAAACCGGACGACGAACCAGTGTGTCTACAAGGCCCCTTCGACTTCACTTATGAATCCGAGTTGAGTTCCATGTCCAAATTAAGAGACCACCTGATTAAGGAAGTCGATGATTTCAAAACCGAGCTATTCTCATCCCTGTAA
- the SEC8 gene encoding exocyst subunit SEC8 gives MDHLKPIQKGRRRGLSINSLSETQQSAMNSSLDHLQNDLSRIDIQWNRILSDNTNPLELALAFLDDTSVGLGHRYDEFNQLKSQIGSHLEDVVNEHSQVFNTNVASYGKVVGSIMQAQEQTLNLKRCLKEANEKITTDKGSLQELNDNNLKYTRMVDVLVNIEELLQIPEKIEESIRKENFYQVQILLERGFILMNNKSLKTVEILRPINQQLELQEHLLFNNLIEEIHDIMYSKSNKTNFTQVTNNDIFKIISVSHNGFTSLENYLYNIVNIDIMEHAKAINKNLEQFIHDQSLNKGEVMLQENIASHSSLASSRNQENEGFSRIGFLLTIINNINKLPIAFNIIAERAKEEIHNIIVKSTDSIRLKHPSLLKMASSLKNDNQFGLPVQDILSIILRECFWEIFLKLLYAIQCHRVIFEMSNVLQPTSSAKPAYKFDKIWTKLLDEIELLLVRYINNPGLLISSANGSDKTINGTTNKAPNLPKRKNPKIFSLEHNIEDNSSAKDQAFELKALLKDIFPGFSVSSNMDLDSIYVKDESFEQDEPLVPPSIFNMKVILDPFLLFTQSTSTIVPTLLNESVVPSLTFFHDYVNKSFLPRIQMTLNYLFTIEVESNNPYALESSDENHNIFKTALDFQRLFYNLLNVFNTANTFRTKISYCILDLLDHFCNYYSGLFNNLIGTSDRHLSRKIITIWLQNGTLMDQEQMILNGDETLFNEESKGLFKDIPCFYQAGKGLSKSDLFNNLTLDTILQFSSTVIWILNWLPGLKKAINIEELNQEPMLDADKLRSNWSFSESMNLNVLNPNTNPTSLGNLKILLDDKASKKFDETVDGFKALKFKLMTILRLNIRALCIYDIGSFFQNTKIWNMDVGSIELDQNIASLISELRRTENKLKQQLSEKEKNAVLIGLDIINNYALIKGANSIKVLNNNGIKKMLRNVNVLQHAYRNLSSEPSKINMNITMNFYSLCGSNETELFRYVERNELSYCSIDDLKTILRLQFSEEMQRQLKRQSTNATKGSIKPSNKRYTEALEKLSKLEKEQPKSGAQSKIEQLKKSLKTDHTTK, from the coding sequence ATGGATCACCTAAAACCGATACAAAAGGGAAGAAGACGTGGTCTTTCCATTAACAGTCTTTCAGAGACTCAGCAGTCTGCTATGAATAGTTCTCTGGACCACCTTCAAAACGATTTAAGCAGGATAGATATCCAATGGAATAGAATTCTTTCGGATAACACCAATCCTCTGGAACTAGCACTTGCGTTTTTGGATGATACATCTGTGGGACTAGGCCACAGGTACGACGAATTCAATCAATTGAAGTCACAAATTGGCAGCCATTTGGAAGACGTTGTTAATGAACACAGCCAAGTCTTTAACACTAACGTGGCATCTTATGGGAAGGTCGTAGGCTCCATTATGCAGGCTCAAGAACAAACCTTAAATCTGAAAAGATGCTTGAAGGAAGCAAATGAGAAGATTACCACGGACAAAGGATCTTTACAGGAATTGAATGATAACAACTTAAAATATACGAGGATGGTTGATGTCTTGGTCAATATTGAGGAGCTATTACAGAttcctgaaaaaattgaagagagcatcagaaaggaaaatttcTATCAGGTACAAATTCTATTAGAAAGAGGATTCATACTAATGAACAACAAGTCTCTAAAAACAGTGGAGATTTTGAGGCCTATAAACCAACAACTAGAACTACAAGAGCACTTGCTTTTCAATAATCTGATTGAAGAGATTCATGACATCATGTACTCCAAATCTAACAAGACGAATTTCACTCAAGTGAcaaataatgatattttcaagatcATAAGTGTGTCCCACAACGGTTTCACCAGCTTGGAAAATTATCTTTATAACATAGTCAATATAGATATTATGGAGCATGCTAAGGCTATAAATAAAAACCTCGAGCAATTCATCCATGACCAGTCATTAAATAAAGGGGAAGTCATGCTGCAAGAGAATATTGCATCTCATTCATCGTTGGCATCATCTCGGaaccaagaaaatgaagggTTTAGCAGAATTGGATTCTTGTTAACGATCATCAATAACATTAATAAGCTACCTATTGCATTCAACATCATAGCAGAGAGAGCCAAAGAGGAAatccataatatcattgTGAAGAGTACAGATTCTATACGTTTGAAGCATCCTTCTTTGCTCAAAATGGCCAGTagcttgaaaaatgataatCAGTTCGGTCTGCCCGTACAAGACATACTTTCCATTATTTTGAGAGAATGTTTTTGGGAAATTTTCCTAAAGTTACTTTATGCTATTCAGTGCCATCGcgttatttttgaaatgtcAAACGTTCTTCAACCAACCTCTTCAGCGAAACCTGCTTACAAGTTCGATAAAATTTGGACCAAACTATTAGACGAAATAGAGTTGCTACTTGTAAGGTACATTAACAACCCTGGGTTGCTAATTAGTAGTGCTAATGGAAGTgataaaacaataaatgGCACAACCAATAAAGCTCCTAATTTACctaaaaggaaaaatccCAAAATTTTTTCGCTGGAACATAACATTGAGGATAACTCTTCTGCAAAGGACCAAGCCTTTGAGTTAAAAGCTTTATTGAAAGACATTTTTCCTGGATTCTCCGTTTCTTCCAACATGGATTTGGATTCTATTTATGTCAAGGATGAATCATTTGAGCAAGATGAACCGTTAGTCCCACCCtctattttcaatatgAAAGTGATTTTAGATCcgtttttattatttacacAGTCTACATCAACAATTGTGCCAACTCTCTTGAATGAAAGTGTTGTTCCGTCATTGACCTTTTTCCATGATTATGTGAATAAAAGTTTTCTTCCAAGAATTCAGATGACTCTGAATTATCTATTCACAATTGAAGTAGAATCTAACAATCCATACGCGTTAGAATCATCTGACGAAAATCATAACATATTCAAAACAGCACTAGATTTCCAAAGACTATTTTACAACCTGCTGAATGTTTTCAATACAGCAAACACTTTCAGAACAAAGATTTCATATTGCATTTTGGACCTTCTGGACCATTTTTGCAACTACTACTCAGGACTATTCAATAATCTAATCGGCACTTCTGACAGGCACTTGAgtagaaaaattatcacAATATGGCTACAAAATGGCACTTTGATGGATCAGGAgcaaatgattttgaatggaGATGAAACACTTTTCAATGAAGAATCCAAAGGATTATTTAAGGACATACCTTGTTTTTATCAAGCCGGCAAAGGTTTAAGTAAATCTGATTTATTCAATAACTTGACCTTGGATACAATCCTGCAGTTTTCTTCCACTGTGATATGGATCTTAAATTGGCTGCCAGGTTTGAAGAAAGCCATTAATATTGAGGAATTAAACCAAGAGCCTATGTTGGATGCCGATAAATTAAGAAGCAACTGGTCGTTTTCTGAATCAATGAATCTGAATGTTTTAAACCCAAATACCAACCCAACCTCATTGGGAAAtttaaagattttattGGATGACAAGGcttccaaaaaatttgatgaaacTGTTGACGGATTCAAAGCGTTGAAATTTAAACTAATGACCATACTAAGGCTCAATATTAGAGCCTTGTGTATATATGACATTGggtcattttttcaaaataccAAGATTTGGAATATGGATGTGGGCAGTATTGAATTAGATCAAAATATAGCTTCATTAATCTCTGAATTGAGAAGGACTGAAAACAAACTAAAACAACAATTGtcagaaaaggaaaaaaacgCAGTGCTTATTGGTCTTGATATAATTAACAATTACGCCTTAATTAAAGGCGCTAACTCCATAAAAGTATTGAACAATAACGgaatcaagaaaatgttaAGAAACGTAAACGTCTTACAACATGCTTATAGAAATCTTTCTTCAGAGCCATCCAAAATTAATATGAACATTACAATGAACTTCTATTCTCTATGTGGTTCTAATGAAACTGAATTGTTCAGATATGTGGAAAGGAACGAACTATCGTATTGTTCCAtcgatgatttgaaaactaTACTAAGATTGCAGTTCAGTGAAGAAATGCAACGTCAATTGAAGAGACAAAGCACTAATGCCACCAAAGGCTCCATAAAACCTTCTAACAAGAGATATACTGAAGCTCTAGAGAAACTAAGTAAgctagaaaaagaacagcCGAAATCAGGAGCACAGTCGAAAATTGAACAGCTTAAAAAGAGTTTGAAAACAGACCATACTACGAAATAG
- the TFB4 gene encoding TFIIH/NER complex subunit TFB4, whose translation MDAISDPTFKHTRSRNQVTEESPSLLTVIIEIAPKLWTTFDEEGNEKGSIIKVLEALIVFLNAHLAFNSANKVAVIAAYSQGIKYLYPESTSSTTTSKAPRSDNRNRSDLKIINSDMYRRFRNVDETLVEEVYKLFELEKNQIEENSQRSTLAGAMSAGLTYVNRISKESVTTSLKSRLMVLTCGSGSSKDEIFQYIPIMNCIFSATKMKCPIDVVKIGGSKESTFLQQTTDATNGVYLHVNSTQGLIQYLATAMFIDPSLRPIIVKPNHGSVDFRTSCYLTGRVVAIGFICSVCLCVLSIIPPGNKCPACDSEFDEHVIAKLKRKSVVPRLKPKKKVAKP comes from the coding sequence ATGGATGCTATATCTGATCCAACGTTTAAACACACTAGGTCAAGAAATCAAGTAACCGAAGAATCTCCATCATTACTTACCGTTATTATAGAGATTGCACCAAAGTTATGGACGACTTtcgatgaagaaggaaatgaaaaggGTAGTATAATAAAGGTACTAGAGGCCTTGATTGTATTTCTCAATGCGCACCTAGCTTTTAATAGTGCCAACAAAGTAGCAGTCATTGCCGCATATTCCCAAGGAATCAAATATCTATACCCTGAAAGCACTTCTAGCACAACTACCTCGAAAGCTCCTAGGTCTGATAATAGGAACCGTAGTGATCTCAAGATTATCAATTCCGATATGTATAGGCGATTCAGAAACGTTGATGAGACACTGGTGGAAGAAGTCTACAAACTATTTGAACTagagaaaaatcaaattgaagaaaatagcCAAAGGAGCACATTAGCTGGTGCCATGTCAGCCGGATTGACATATGTGAACAGAATTTCCAAAGAGTCAGTAACTACTTCGTTAAAATCAAGGCTAATGGTCCTTACATGCGGTAGTGGCAGTAGtaaagatgaaattttccaatacATCCCTATAATGAACTGTATCTTCTCTGcaacgaaaatgaaatgtCCTATAGATGTAGTGAAAATCGGTGGTTCAAAGGAGAGTACCTTTTTACAGCAAACTACGGATGCAACAAATGGTGTTTACCTACATGTGAATTCTACGCAGGGCTTGATTCAATATTTAGCGACAGCAATGTTTATTGACCCATCACTAAGACCTATAATTGTCAAACCAAATCATGGATCTGTGGATTTCAGAACTTCGTGCTACTTAACGGGAAGAGTCGTTGCCATTGGGTTTATCTGTTCGGTATGCTTATGTGTTCTGTCAATCATACCGCCTGGGAATAAATGTCCTGCATGCGACTCTGAATTCGACGAGCATGTAATTGCCAAGCTAAAGAGGAAGTCCGTCGTTCCAAGGTTAAAGCCTAAGAAGAAGGTAGCGAAACCGTGA
- the BRR1 gene encoding Brr1p has product MKKGESQAPDAIFGQSRAFALSDSSVNPDVIKYLNGVREQALRTNAISISSQVNLQKRTRHKSSMYDDEDEEVTKKRIVSPPLSRLQKNADMLVKWFNSAKYVVLNNAYEFTGYDDETLNHLLFCLMNYLKDVPCKNSKVEKIINVLNEHTFPENEENTEQKLEFDEEWAKSILVRLGKANINNYEDIKRIIAEGDTHTLSGYNQWFKYIIGNDPRHTMFCEKITSKELWVLMKFMSNTWIKEIYKKGTNHRRFQDWLFYLLIHTPERLTAEYTSTLRDLGKKCRELILKKPVQAHNDDKITLPMEMKELDVTVPPALENMAIIELAICIIAVNYGQKDLLT; this is encoded by the coding sequence atgaagaaaggAGAGAGTCAAGCACCTGATGCTATTTTTGGCCAATCTCGTGCATTTGCGTTATCAGACTCTTCAGTGAATCCTGATGTCATTAAATATCTTAACGGTGTAAGAGAACAAGCATTAAGAACCAACGCCATATCGATTAGTAGTCAAGTGAATCTCCAGAAGAGGACACGACACAAATCGAGCATGTACGACGATGAGGATGAAGAGGTCACCAAGAAGCGCATTGTCTCGCCACCTTTAAGCAGACTTCAAAAGAACGCAGATATGTTGGTAAAGTGGTTCAATTCCGCAAAATATGTGGTTTTGAACAATGCTTACGAGTTTACGGGTTATGATGACGAGACGTTGAATCATTTACTATTCTGTCTGATGAATTATTTAAAAGACGTACCGTGCAAGAATTctaaagttgaaaaaattattaatGTTTTAAATGAGCATACCTTTCCAGAAAATGAGGAAAATACGGAACAGAAACTAGAGTTCGATGAAGAATGGGCGAAGAGTATCTTGGTACGACTGGGGAAGGCAAATATTAATAATTATGAGGATATCAAAAGGATAATCGCAGAAGGCGATACGCATACACTTAGCGGGTACAACCAATGGTTCAAATATATTATAGGTAATGACCCACGACACACTATGTTTTGTGAGAAGATCACATCCAAAGAACTTTGGGTTCTCATGAAATTTATGTCAAATACTTGGATAAAAGAAATCTataaaaaaggaacaaaCCACCGCCGTTTCCAAGATTGGCTATTTTATCTACTGATACACACACCTGAAAGGCTTACGGCGGAGTACACGAGCACGTTGAGAGACCTGGGTAAGAAATGCCGTGAATTGATTCTAAAGAAGCCCGTTCAGGCTCacaatgatgataaaatcACTCTTCCGATGGAGATGAAGGAGTTAGATGTAACGGTACCACCTGCGTTGGAGAACATGGCAATAATCGAATTAGCCATCTGTATCATAGCTGTTAACTATGGGCAAAAAGACTTATTAACATAA
- the YMC1 gene encoding organic acid transporter yields MSEEFPTPQLIDDLEQHPQHDNARVVKDLLAGTAGGIAQVLVGQPFDTTKVRLQTSSTPTTAMEVVKKLLANEGPRGFYKGTLTPLIGVGACVSLQFGVNEAMKRFFHQRNDNKSSILSLPQYYTCGVTGGLVNSFLASPIEHVRIRLQTQTGSGSNVEFKGPLECIKKLKNNKGLMRGLSPTMLREAHGCGTYFLVYEALIANQISNNHGLERRDIPTWKLCIFGALSGTALWLMVYPLDVIKSVMQTDNLQKPKFGNSISSVAKTLYAKEGISAFFKGFGPTMLRAAPANGATFATFELAMRLLG; encoded by the coding sequence ATGTCTGAAGAATTCCCAACTCCTCAATTAATCGATGATTTGGAGCAACATCCACAGCATGATAATGCTCGTGTCGTGAAAGATTTGCTTGCAGGTACAGCAGGTGGTATTGCACAAGTGCTAGTGGGCCAGCCCTTTGACACCACCAAAGTTAGATTGCAAACATCTAGCACTCCGACGACAGCTATGGAAGTTGTCAAAAAATTGCTTGCCAATGAGGGCCCTCGTGGGTTTTACAAAGGGACTTTAACGCCGTTAATCGGTGTTGGTGCATGTGTTTCATTACAGTTTGGTGTCAATGAAGctatgaaaagattttttcatcagcgTAATGATAATAAGTCATCAATTCTATCATTACCACAATACTATACATGTGGTGTCACAGGTGGCCTAGTGAACTCATTTTTGGCTTCTCCCATTGAGCATGTCAGAATTCGTTTACAAACCCAAACTGGTTCAGGCAGCAACGTAGAATTTAAGGGTCCATTGGAGTGTATtaaaaagttaaaaaataataaagggTTGATGCGTGGTTTGTCACCTACAATGTTAAGGGAAGCTCACGGATGTGGtacatattttttggtgTATGAAGCATTGATTGCTAATCAAATAAGCAATAATCATGGCCTGGAAAGAAGGGACATTCCTACATGGAAACTATGCATTTTTGGTGCATTATCCGGTACCGCCTTATGGTTGATGGTATATCCATTGGATGTCATTAAATCTGTCATGCAAACAGACAATTTACAAAAGCCCAAATTCGGTAATTCTATTTCTAGTGTAGCAAAGACCTTATATGCTAAAGAAGGTATTAGTGCGTTTTTCAAAGGGTTCGGTCCTACCATGTTAAGAGCTGCCCCAGCGAATGGTGCCACTTTTGCCACTTTTGAATTAGCAATGAGGCTGTTGGGCTAG
- the ARO7 gene encoding chorismate mutase ARO7, giving the protein MDFTRPETVLNLQNIRNELVRMEDTIIFKFIERSHFATCPSVYKEQHPGLTIPNFEGSFLDWALLNLEITQSRIRRFESPDETPFFPDKIQKSFLPSVNYPQILAPYAPEVNYNDKIKDVYIEKIIPLISRKDGDDSNNFGSVATSDIECLQSLSRRIHFGKFVAEAKFQSDIPLYTKLIKDKDVERIMENITNSAVEEKILERLTKKAEVYGVDPTNKKGERRITPEYLVKIYKEIVIPITKEVEVEYLLRRLED; this is encoded by the coding sequence ATGGATTTCACTAGACCAGAAACAGTTTTAAATCTACAAAATATTAGAAATGAATTAGTGAGAATGGAAGATACAAttatcttcaaattcatcgaaAGATCACATTTTGCAACGTGTCCTTCAGTCTACAAAGAACAACATCCAGGTTTAACAATACCAAACTTTGAAGGCTCCTTCTTGGATTGGGCCCTTTTGAATCTTGAAATTACACAATCTCGGATAAGAAGATTCGAATCGCCTGATGAAACACCCTTTTTCCCTGACAAAATTCAGAAATCATTCTTACCAAGCGTTAATTACCCACAAATTTTGGCACCTTATGCTCCAGAAGTCAATTATAAcgataaaatcaaagatgtttacattgaaaaaattattccattaatttcgagGAAGGATGGTGATGATAGTAATAATTTTGGTTCCGTCGCCACTAGCGACATCGAGTGCCTTCAAAGTTTGAGTAGAAGAAtccattttggaaaatttgttgCCGAAGCCAAGTTTCAATCGGACATTCCCCTATACACGAAATTaatcaaagacaaagatGTTGAAAGGATAATGGAAAATATCACCAATTCTgctgttgaagaaaaaattctaGAAAGACTAACCAAAAAGGCTGAAGTTTACGGTGTGGACCCCACTAACAAAAAAGGTGAGAGAAGAATTACACCTGAATATTTAGTGAagatttacaaagaaaTCGTTATTCCCATTACAAAAGAAGTAGAGGTGGAATACCTGTTGAGGAGATTGGAAGATTAG
- the JID1 gene encoding Jid1p: protein MLHHKLVYPVIFKWRIPCLGSSPQITFTANYATVDGQNGNKMLPIRDDQWPQLQEPSPYDIFGISKTGSESATLDRKSLKKKYHRYVKLYHPDHSDNIMIFSTDKVSDCSSKSPLLLTSSEKLHRFKVISQAYDILRDPKKKIVYDTTRQGWSTPFSSSTNVKTENYHYAGSYGYHSSSQYEYWNAGTWEDANSMRNERIKENFNPWTLIAIVCGLAICIEGTALLTKIQESLSKAEFTHEESEIHLIQSYTNYGLDTDKYSRLRRFLWFRTWGLYKSKEDLDREAKINEDMIRKLQTTK from the coding sequence aTGCTGCACCATAAGCTCGTATACCCAGTTATATTCAAGTGGCGGATACCATGTTTAGGGTCTTCCCCACAAATCACCTTCACTGCCAACTATGCTACAGTGGATGGCCAAAATGGTAATAAGATGCTTCCCATAAGAGACGATCAATGGCCTCAGTTGCAAGAACCTTCCCCCTACGATATCtttggaatttcaaaaacggGCTCAGAAAGTGCTACACTGGATAGAAAAtcactgaagaagaagtatcATCGCTACGTCAAATTGTACCATCCTGATCATTCAGATAACATTATGATCTTCAGCACAGATAAAGTTTCCGATTGTAGCAGCAAATCGCCACTACTGTTAACATCGAGTGAAAAACTGCATAGGTTTAAAGTGATCTCTCAGGCGTATGATATCCTTCGCGAcccgaagaagaaaattgtTTACGACACAACAAGACAAGGCTGGAGCACCCCATTTTCGTCATCTACCAACGTCAAAACTGAAAATTATCATTATGCAGGCTCTTATGGGTACCACTCCAGCTCGCAATACGAGTATTGGAATGCTGGAACCTGGGAAGATGCAAATAGTATgagaaatgaaagaataaaggaaaacttTAATCCATGGACCCTAATTGCCATAGTCTGCGGCCTGGCTATATGTATCGAAGGTACCGCGCTGTTGACCAAAATCCAGGAGTCCCTAAGCAAGGCTGAGTTTACTCATGAAGAAAGTGAAATACACTTAATTCAATCATACACAAATTATGGGCTGGATACTGATAAATATTCCAGATTAAGGCGGTTCTTATGGTTTAGAACTTGGGGCCTTTACAAATCAAAGGAGGATTTGGATAGAGAAGCCAAGattaatgaagatatgATACGGAAACTGCAAACAACTAAGTGA
- the FCY1 gene encoding cytosine deaminase, which yields MASKWDQKGMDIAYEEAELGYKEGGVPIGGCLINNKDGSVLGRGHNMRFQKGSATLHGEISTLENCGRLEGKVYKDTTLYTTLSPCDMCTGAIIMYGIPRCVVGENINFKSDGEQYLQTRGHEVVVVDDERCKKIMKQFIDERPQDWFEDIGE from the coding sequence ATGGCCAGTAAGTGGGATCAAAAGGGCATGGACATCGCGTATGAGGAGGCTGAGTTGGGCTACAAAGAAGGCGGTGTTCCTATTGGCGGATGTCTAATCAACAATAAAGACGGTAGCGTTCTTGGACGTGGCCACAATATGAGATTCCAGAAGGGGTCTGCTACGCTGCATGGTGAGATCTCCACTTTAGAGAATTGCGGGAGATTGGAGGGCAAAGTTTACAAGGATACCACTTTGTACACGACTCTGTCGCCATGCGACATGTGCACTGGTGCCATCATCATGTATGGTATTCCACGCTGTGTGGTAGGTGAGAACATCAACTTCAAGAGCGACGGTGAGCAGTATTTGCAGACCCGAGGCCACGAAGTCGTAGTCGTTGACGATGAAAGATGTAAGAAGATTATGAAACAGTTCATTGACGAAAGGCCCCAGGACTGGTTTGAGGACATTGGCGAGTAG